The genomic interval ATCTTGACCCAGGCTGGAATGCCTGCGGACAAGCCAAAATTACATCTCTCTGAGGCACTTGTGAAGCTGTCGGGgctttttgtgtgcatgttttattttttgtaggCCGTGGCCATTTGCTTGCGACTTTTTCCTTGCCAAGTACTGGAGTAATTTAGTGAGAATAAACGAATGGGCCGCCACAGAATTTATTCAGAAAGAAATTCCCAGACAAAGACCTAGCCTTCATGATTATTATTAGCAGATGACAAAAAAGGAGGTAGGTGTTATGTGCAGGAGTGGTTAGCGtctttaataataacattagCGCTCTCCCCTTGCGCAAACATCACAGAGGAGGAAAGTTCAGTTAGCAGAGGCTGAGACTGAGAGACTAGGGAGGCGAGATTCTAAAAACAACCAACACGAGGGAGCACAGGTATATGCGATTTTtatacccacacacaaaaagaagTTCACATGGGTCAGAATGATTTCCCAACAATCATCTAAAACTACCCCTCCcaattttttgtttaaaatgccaAACTAAAGTTTCAATAGAATTGGAGAGGCTCCCTGTTGAGATTGTGAGATTTCAACATTTCGAGAAGACACAGATCATCTGTGGCAAGTGAAACCTTTCTGTTGCAGTAACCTCTGTGTGGATTTGTCCTCTGTTGAACAAAGAGGCCCTGTTTTAAGAGGGAAGGTTTATTTGTCCCTAGTTACATGTGATTTAGTAGACCTGCAATGCAAAACAGCTCCAACACCACAAAGGTATTGCACAACTGTTCTCCCGCAGACGATCTTACAGTTCTACATGCATAAACATTTATAGAGATAGAGATATATAAAATTAGAGATATATAAAATGCACTCTCCTAcaattatacatgtatatatatagactGAGATATATAAAACTATGTCAGTGTTTTTACCCAGGAAGAGCTCTATTTTTTCATACAATCCATTTATATATCTGAGTATTTAGAGAGGCATTTCAGGTTAAGCACTATGCACAGGGGaaaccagcagtgccccaatcTGGGAACTGAACATGCATCCTTAGTTTCAGCCCCATCTCCCTCACAGAATCTAGACACGCTCTTCCTGGAAAAGCAcagaattacagagaaaaaagggaTGGGTTTCAGTATGCTACTTTTAGGAATGTGTAGTATGGGAcaagtaaaaattaaatttgtcagTCATTTCTAAGACAGTATTTTGATTCTGCTGGATTCTCTATATTTTGCCAGGATGACTGTTTAGTAAGGCATGACAACAAATTCAGTGTATGTTTTCCCAGTGATTGTAGGTTTTATTTGTATACCTTCCAGTattatatgaatgaaaaaattatgatttttggCAATATACCAATAATATTCAATTGAAATTTGAACATTGGTGGCATTGCAGCTTCTCTGGACTGTTTTTAACCAGTGTAGCTCATCAGTTCATATGAATAGTTAGGTTGAAATATTGACAAACATGCAACTGCTTATTAAGATCCAATTTCATGCCTTTGGTGGCCGTGTGTTATTCAGGCAGAGGTTAGAGTAAACAGCAAATCATTTGATGCTCTCAGAACACCCCGGTCACGTCGTTCCCACGTTGACGGGACACTTGTGCTCTGCCGTGCTTGTTTATCAGTGGATTGAAAGCCCTCTTTGTGACCCTGCAGGGCGACCCGCGCCACCACCCCGGCACGGACGAACATCCAAGTCCATCTCTGCTTCTGCTTCCCCACATGAGCGACTGCTCCCAACAGCCAATTACCCAGAAGCCTTTGGGGCAGGGACGGTGCGCACCTCTCAGCTAGCACAGACCCCTGGAAAAGCAAACATGTGGCACTTATGTGAGAGAATCCCTGCAGCATGCATGCAAATAACCCAGAACTGCAGACACTCAAAGGGCGCAGCAGGTCATACCTAAAGGGTCCTGGACCGTCCTGCTAAACAGACCTGTTAAGAGCAACTGCTGCCAAGTTATGCCTCAGGTCTTACGCAAgtacattcaaagacattttgtatttaaactGTTAGACCAAGTATTAGTTGAACcacacacaatgacaaatgGATGAAATCTGACACCAATACAAAATGAATCCAAAGCTACTtaggatttaaaaaatattttattgtcaaaTAGACAAGAATTTCCACTTCCTATAACAGgaatttagtaaaaaaaaatgttgccaaaTAAAGAGCACTGCAGCCATAATCACCCTGGAAAGGCAATGTAATGGTAGAACATTTAGTGTAAAAAAGATGACCACTACATTAAGCAAATGAACGTACATAGAATTCCCGTAGTGCAACAAAATCGGACTGAAAACTACAAGTGCAAACTAAACAAACGGGCAGTCAGAATCCAATTCAGCTCCTTTTTAATGGCTCAACATTTGAAAGGCACTTCTGGGAATCTCTGGGAATTTGAACTTCACTTCCACATTTCAGAGATCCCGTGCCACTGGCAAACAAGCTGCATACTGACATTTGATGACTTGCCATCTGCTTtacaaaaggatttttttaaacagagtaTTGCACATCTGGAGCTGTGATCCCCCAAAACTTTTCAGTTCTTAAGCTTCCAAAATGAGAGCCTGCAGTTTCACAAGTGGACAAATCAGaacaaaatccattttgaaaCATGGATTTAGAGTGACAAGTGTCAAGATCGATTTTATTCCCTTAAGACTGACTAGAATACACCTGTCCAACTGGAGGGAGTGTATAAAAGGCTGCATGATAACTCATCTGCATCTCCTTCGATATAAAAGTGCATAAACGGATTTGGATCCACTGAGGAAACCCAAGCTCCCATTCCTATGAGTATTTGTGGTAGCTCTCATGACTCCATGGAATGGTGACCTACACACCTGTGACACAGAGGCCACCAAGAACCCAGCCCTATCCCCTGCCACTTGAACCTGTAGCGACTGCAACTCATATGACCCTGGGTTCCATTAGTACATGTCCTCAATTTACTGGATCTTAAATGCAAGAGTATTACTATTTTCAGACCCTCTTTTTTACTCATGTTGGCAATTGCTGACCTgtctgaagacaaaaaaaaaaaaaaacagaacttgCCTCAGAGCCAAACAAAAGGACAAATGTTGCCTGAACGCAGtgggcaattaaaaaaaaaaaaaaaaaaacaaacttgccACTCAACTGAGTGACCCATACATTCAGAGAATCCACAGAAATGTGCAAGTATATCATGTCcgtccttcctcctcctcctcatcctcctcagtACTCCTCCACCACGGTACCAGCCGAGGAAGAGTACAATTTCCTTTTGATGAGGCGGAAGCCCGGGCTGAGCTTGAGCGCATGGCGGAAGCGAGGGGCGAAGCAGGCCCCGATGAGGAAGAAGTCCCTGAGGCTGGGCCAGGCGCTGCCGTCCTGCTTGAACACCAGCGTGAGCTCGAAGGTGGGCACCACGCTGGGGTCGTAGGCGATGCGCTCCAGCTTCTTACACATGttctccacctccagcagcacgtGCAGGACGCAGCCCCTCAGGCCGCAGGGCTCGCCCGACGCCATCCGCAGGACGTCCCGGGCTATCCGCCTGGTCAGC from Megalops cyprinoides isolate fMegCyp1 chromosome 22, fMegCyp1.pri, whole genome shotgun sequence carries:
- the LOC118769758 gene encoding DNA damage-inducible transcript 4-like protein; this translates as MVATSTLKSKNAECISELIDRRYDQAFLDDELDYWDHSLVEPNLNSEVLEDRACQQLAKMFENCLSRAKKTKLHCSEVLVPEKLTRRIARDVLRMASGEPCGLRGCVLHVLLEVENMCKKLERIAYDPSVVPTFELTLVFKQDGSAWPSLRDFFLIGACFAPRFRHALKLSPGFRLIKRKLYSSSAGTVVEEY